The following proteins come from a genomic window of Meles meles chromosome 1, mMelMel3.1 paternal haplotype, whole genome shotgun sequence:
- the LOC123955315 gene encoding uncharacterized protein LOC123955315 yields the protein MGRSLSYQKGNRQHSRQEATGRNFSKVWNARGTRVRQPDNRPAFVSQVSQSVAKLLGINWRLHCAYRPQSSGQVEKINRTIKETLTKLLLKTGSKDKVLLLPLALYRARNTPGPHGLTPFEILYGAPPPAVTFFAPDISAHSPSPSIQAHLQALQLMQQEVWKPLAAAYEEKLNTSLRPHPYKIGDIVWVRRHRATNLKPRWRGPHTVLLTTPTALKVDGIAAWIHASHMKAAHPEEQTGHPQNSEWTVQRSPNPLKMRLIRR from the coding sequence ATGGGCAGAAGcctttcctaccaaaaaggaaaccgCCAACATAGTCGCCAAGAAGCTACTGGAAGAAATTTTTCCAAGGTATGGAATGCCCGAGGTACTAGGGTCAGACAACCAGACAACAGGCCTGCCTTTGTCTCCCAGGTAAGTCAGTCGGTGGCCAAGCTGCTGGGGATTAATTGGAGACTACATTGTGCTTACAGACCCCAGAGTTCAGGAcaggtagaaaaaataaataggaccATTAAGGAGACTCTAACTAAATTACTGCTTAAAACTGGCTCTAAAGATAAGGTATTGCTCCTACCTCTAGCACTCTATCGGGCCAGAAATACTCCAGGCCCCCATGGATTAACCCCCTTCGAAATTCTCTATGGTGCTCCGCCCCCCGCTGTCACGTTCTTTGCGCCAGATATCTCtgctcattccccctccccctccatacaGGCCCATCTGCAAGCCTTACAGCTGATGCAACAAGAAGTCTGGAAACCCCTGGCTGCCGCCTATGAGGAAAAACTTAACACCTCATTGCGGCCTCATCCCTACAAAATCGGAGACATCGTTTGGGTCCGCAGACATCGAGCCACAAACCTTAAACCCCGTTGGAGAGGACCCCACACGGTACTCCTGACAACGCCCACGGCGCTAAAAGTTGACGGGATTGCAGCCTGGATCCACGCCTCCCATATGAAAGCGGCACACCCGGAAGAACAAACAGGACACCCTCAGAACTCGGAATGGACCGTCCAACGCTCCCCAAACCCACTAAAGATGAGACTCATTCGCCGTTGA